From Jiangella mangrovi:
GACGGCGCCGGGCTCGACCGGCAGCGGCGCGCTGTGCGACCGGACGACGTCGATGCCGGCCCGGACGGTGGTCAGGAGGTCGGCGGGCGCGGGCAGCGGCCGGCCGGACGCGAGCACGCTCAGCCACCAGCCCAGGACGACGACCTGCCCGGTCACGACCAGCAGGTCCCCCGACCCGATCCGGCGCAGCGTCCAGCCGGCCAGCGCCACCAGCAGGACGGCCGGCGGCACGGCCAGCGCCCACCGCGGCGACGCCATGAGGCTCAGCAGCGGGGCGGCGGCGAGCAGCGCGGCGAGCGCCGTGACCGTGGTCGTCCGGACCGCACCTGGCACGCCGTCACCCCCTCACTGCGTGAGACGCACGGGAGCCTCGATACGTTGCGTCCGACTACCCGGCCATGCGCCGCCGCACGTCCTTCGTCCGCAGGTAGGCGGCGACGTCGTCGTAGCGCTCGCTGTGGTTGGCGAACTCGATGTAGCCGCGCACCCGGTGCAGCCAGTCCAGTGTGGTGGGCCGCACCACCTCGGCCGCCGCCTCGAGGTGCGCCCCGGACAGCGGCGGCTCCTGGCCGGTCGCCAGTGCCTCGTCGATGACGCGGTCGAGGGCACGTTCGACGACGGCGCGCAGGTCGGCGCCGCTGAACATCGGCGTCCGCGCCGCCAGCGCCCGGAGGTCGACCCCCGCCGTCGGCACGTCGCGCAGCAGCACGTCGACGATGGACGCCCGGGCCGCCTCGTCCGGTGGCGGCACGAAGACGACGCGGTCGAACCGGCCCGGCCGCAGCATCGCCTCGTCGACGTCCCAGGGTGCGTTCGTCGCGGCCAGCACGAGCAGGCCGTCGTTCTCCGACCCGATGGCGTCCAGCTCCTGGAGCAGCACGTCGACCAGACGGCGCGCGTCGGAGCCGCCGTGCTTGTGCCGGGCGAACGCCAGGGCGTCGAGCTCGTCGAGGAACAACACGCACGGTGCGCTGGCCCGGGCCCGCTCGAACGCCGCGTGCAGGTTGCGCTCGGAGACGCCGAGGTACGGGTCCATGACGTCCTCGATGCGGACGTTCACGAACGGCAGCCCGCACTCGCCCGCCGTCGCCCGCGCCAGCAGCGTCTTCCCGCAGCCGGGCGGCCCGTACAGGAGGACACCGCCGCCGGCGCGCCGCCCGTACTTCGCGTAGAGCTCAAGACGGCTGAGCGGCAGGATCACCAGCCGGTGGATCAGCTGCTTGACATCGTCCATGCCGCCGACGCGGTCGAAGGTGGTCGACTCCCTCAGCACCTCGGCCTGCATGGGCGCCGGATCGACACCGCCGGCCGGCACCAGGACCCCGGTGCGCCGGGTGACGATCTCGTCGACCAGCTGCTGCAGCCGCCCGGTGCCCTCGACCACCCCGGCCTGCCGGGCGGCCTCGAGGCAGCCCCGGAGCAACGGCAGCCGTTCCGCCGTCGCCGCCAGCTCGCCGACCGCGACCAGGTGCTCGGCGGGCAGCGCGCCGCGGTCGAGCAGCACGGCGTACTCGTCGAGGGCGCCGACGGCGTCACCCGCGGTCGCCAGCGACTCGGCCAGGATCAGCCGCAGCATGTCGTCGTCGGGCGAGGCCTCGACGGCCTTGCGCAGCGCGGCGATGCGTTCGGTGCTCATCGGCGCGCCCTCCAGTCCAGCCAGCGCCGCAGCACCGGAGGGACCACCCACGAGTACACGCAGAACACCAGCCACACGATGGCCGCGACGAACCCGGCCGGCTGCGGCGCGGCCGCGTTGAGCACCCCGATGACGAGGATCGCACCGAGCCACAGGGCCAGCGGGTTGACGGTGCCGAAGACGGTGAGCGGGCGCATCAGCGGGTGCCGGATCATCCGGGCCTCGCGCGCGGCCTCGAGCAGGGGCGCGTTCCCCGGTTCGTTTGCGGCCGCGCGGGCCAGCGAGCGGTAGGCGGCGTCGTGGTCGCCGGTGGAGTGCGCCGCCGCACCGTGCAGGGCGCGCGCGGCCACGTCGTCGGGGTCACCGGCCAGCGCCTGGGTGGTGTGCCGGTGCATCTCGGTGTGCTTGCCCTGGGCGAAGGCGATGGTGGCGCGGTCCTTGTCGAGCAGCGGATGCTCCGGGTTCTGGGCGGCCGCGCGGTCGGCCAGGGCCGCCGCCTTGTCCGCCTGGCCGGCGTCGACGCAGACCCGGGCGTAGCCGAGCAGCAGGTCCGCGTCGTTGGGCCAGTGCCGCAGCCCTTCGAGGTAGGCGGACTCGGCCTCCTGGAGCCGCCCCAGCTTGCGCAGCGCGTCGCCGATGATCGGGAAGTAGACGCCGACCGGGCCGTGCAGGGCGAAACCCTCGCGGATGACCTCGATCACCTCGGCCCAGCGCTGCTGACCCGACAACGCCACGGCCCGCAGCATGTGCGGCCGCACATCGGTGGACGAGAGGTGCCAGACCCTCTGCAGCTCCTCGAGCGCCTTCTCGGGCCTGCCCCGCTCGATCCAGCCCCAGACCATGCGCAGCTCGGCCGTGCCCGGCCGGCCGGAGTCCGTCGTCTCGGTCACAGCGCACCCGCCAGCGCCACGATGACGAGCACCTCGACGAGGCCCAGTGTGAACACGGCCAGCAGGCCGGGTCCCCAGAGCGAGCCGTACTCGCCGTTGCGCAGGACGAACGCCCGGTCCATGGGCTGTTGGAGCCGGATGAGGAGCAGGATCGCGA
This genomic window contains:
- a CDS encoding ATP-binding protein; its protein translation is MSTERIAALRKAVEASPDDDMLRLILAESLATAGDAVGALDEYAVLLDRGALPAEHLVAVGELAATAERLPLLRGCLEAARQAGVVEGTGRLQQLVDEIVTRRTGVLVPAGGVDPAPMQAEVLRESTTFDRVGGMDDVKQLIHRLVILPLSRLELYAKYGRRAGGGVLLYGPPGCGKTLLARATAGECGLPFVNVRIEDVMDPYLGVSERNLHAAFERARASAPCVLFLDELDALAFARHKHGGSDARRLVDVLLQELDAIGSENDGLLVLAATNAPWDVDEAMLRPGRFDRVVFVPPPDEAARASIVDVLLRDVPTAGVDLRALAARTPMFSGADLRAVVERALDRVIDEALATGQEPPLSGAHLEAAAEVVRPTTLDWLHRVRGYIEFANHSERYDDVAAYLRTKDVRRRMAG
- a CDS encoding tetratricopeptide repeat protein; this translates as MTETTDSGRPGTAELRMVWGWIERGRPEKALEELQRVWHLSSTDVRPHMLRAVALSGQQRWAEVIEVIREGFALHGPVGVYFPIIGDALRKLGRLQEAESAYLEGLRHWPNDADLLLGYARVCVDAGQADKAAALADRAAAQNPEHPLLDKDRATIAFAQGKHTEMHRHTTQALAGDPDDVAARALHGAAAHSTGDHDAAYRSLARAAANEPGNAPLLEAAREARMIRHPLMRPLTVFGTVNPLALWLGAILVIGVLNAAAPQPAGFVAAIVWLVFCVYSWVVPPVLRRWLDWRARR